The genomic region AGAGCTGTTTCAGCAGAGATTAGAGGTTGAAATTATGTGAACGAATCAGAATATAATTGGGAGAAATGGCaccgaaaaagaaatcaaatgATAAAGCCGTTCAGGCAAAAGGCGCAGAAGGTAATGTATATCTTTCTCTTCTAATCACCCCCACCCCCAACTATTACTAACAAATGTATCTTCACTATTTAATCAGCGGAACAATTAATAGAGGACTATTTGGTATCACAATATAAACCGTTTTCTGTGAATGATATAATTCAGAATTTGCACAATAAAGTGACCAAAACAACTGCTACCAAAGCATTAGAAAATCTCGTTAACGAGAAACGCATAGTATCTAAAACCTTTGGAAAAATTGTAATTTACTCTTGTAATGAACAAGAAACAGGATTACCCAATAATATTGATTCTTCTgagtttgattttgaaaccGTATTACAATTAAGAAATGATTTGATAGAGCTAGAGAGGGATAGATCAATGGCCAAAGACGCTCTTGACGCTGTGATCAAGGAACCTGAGAACGAAGAACTTTTAACAATCATTGAAGgcgaagaaaaagagtTAACAGAAATTGAGTCaaaattacaaaatttACAGGAGGATTGGAATCCAGCCAATGACGAAATTGTGAAGCAAATTATGTCCGAAGATACACTcttacaaaaagaaatcacgAAGAGGTCAAAGATTTGTAAAAACTTGATTGCCACAATAAAGGACTCAGTGTGCccaaaaaatatgaacGAATTTCTAGTATGTAATCTGAACAGCaagagttttttttttgttattataCTAACATGAACTTTTATACAGGACGAAATTGGGGTTGAGCACTTCTAATGACAAAGACGGTCAGTTGGTCATATCCAGAACACTTGTTTTGTTGCTAGTTAATTTTCACAATAGTCCACTTTTTTATTCCtaaattttattattaatttacATACAGGTaaatatatttcttttattttatattgTTGGGAAGATAAAGCAGAACCTTAAATTGGCTTAAAAAACATACTGTGTGTTTTTAGGACTGCTTGTTTTAGTCGTTACGGAAGTAGAATCACAGTTCCTGACAAATGTTACAGATCGGTAATATTCGAAAACTCCTTGCATTGCTTTCCCATTTGCGAGAATAGCAGTTGTCGAAACAGAATATGGTGTCGACTCTAAAGTTGCTGAGGGGATTTGTTCACATGAAATCTTCAGTTCTTGCGCTAAAACTGAAACTAAGACGGAAAATAGTGATAAACAGCAAAGAAATTGCATTTTTTCTGCTAATGTAAGATTTGActgaagttttttttggcGTACAAGTGACTATCGAGAGCTGGACACGAACAAGAATAAGACGTATATAGTAAGAAACATTAATGTACCCATCTTCATACATgtatttatatgaatatcTACAAGCATAACCGATTACCTGGTGAACAAGGTACACGATTTAGAAACATGAAACAGCAGCTCAATCAAGTTTTTAGATGCGGGTCAAAGTTATTTATCACACTTTTCCATGCAACATTTAAACCGCGTGTAATTACCGCATTCGGAAATTACATAGTTTCAGCAGTTATTTTGCTTGAAAATAGGCGTCATAGCAGTACACTCTGTAGTTTTATCATCAAACGACACTGCAGATCTTACTGTCAGTTGGCTGAAACAAACGCCTTAGTATTCATTATCTTGTAATCTAATATGATTGTTGTTCGCTCCAATCTAAAACTTAATCATCATTCGTCTTGCGAATACTCAAACAGCAGATTGATAGATGGATAGTAAATTATACCTCGCGAATGAATTACACagaaaataatactaaATCGaaatatttaaaaatgatttgaaagaaaaatattcattgTACATAATAAGTTCAAGCATAAATCTTAACGAGAAGTAGCAGCAACCTTTTGGAAAGCACCCTTAGCTTGTTGCTTGGAAACCTTGGAACCTTGAACACCAGCAGATTTAGCCTTTTCAGCCTTTCTAGCAGCCTTGTCAgctctcttcttttccttgttggctctcaatttttcttctctgtTAGCCTTTCTAACTTCTGGCTTCAAAGATCTTCTTTCCTTGATCAAGTCTAAAGAAGCACCAGTGATTGGTCTTTGGGCCTTGACGGTCTTTCTAGATCTCTTCTTAGCAACTTCTTCGGTAATACCCTTCTTGTGGTGCTTTCTAAACAAGACAGTCCAAGCGATTCTTCTTGGgttctttctttgcttGAACAAAGAAGCAGATTTGGAGTTTTGGAATCTGAAGATCTTGGAGTCACCACGGACAAACAAGGTACCTCTACCTGGGTAGATTTTAGCACCTGAAAAAGAATCGATTTCAACCTTCATTTTATCACTATATTAATCCAggtttttcaaagttaattggaaaaattcatgTTAGTAAATCTATATTCTTCACAAATAGACATATTGTCAATATAATAATGGTATCCGGTACGGTTATCTGGAAATTCCTGCAATTTTGGGGAGAAAGAAGGTAAAACGAGGAACATTTGTAAATTGCAATTTCCTTTACTtatcatttctttgaatattaaTGATATAGAGCTCAGTCATTTTCACGTTCCTGCAACGTGCATACGAAGTAAAGCAATCTTATTGTGTATGTTGCTCCATAATTGACATATGTTGTACGTTACACTGAGACAAACTTTATTCTTACTAAAATTCAACTTTGCTATATTGGTTTAATGAAATACATCACACGCTAGAACATTCTAACATAATCTTGCACTTGGTTGCCATTAATTATAAGTTGCTCATCATATAGGGACATACCTCTCAAGTTATTGTCTTGGTGTCTTCTGTAACTTAACGATGGCAGTAGCGCAAACTACATAAATGTACTAAAATACACACTACCGTTGAGATTATCATGCAGCAAATTGACAGTACCTTACTTCTGGTTTACGACTCTCTGTCTGCCCGTG from Saccharomyces mikatae IFO 1815 strain IFO1815 genome assembly, chromosome: 7 harbors:
- the HOP2 gene encoding Hop2p (similar to Saccharomyces cerevisiae HOP2 (YGL033W); ancestral locus Anc_4.81), whose product is MAKDALDAVIKEPENEELLTIIEGEEKELTEIESKLQNLQEDWNPANDEIVKQIMSEDTLLQKEITKRSKICKNLIATIKDSVCPKNMNEFLVCNLNSKSFFFVIILT
- the AGA2 gene encoding Aga2p (similar to Saccharomyces cerevisiae AGA2 (YGL032C); ancestral locus Anc_4.83); the protein is MQFLCCLSLFSVLVSVLAQELKISCEQIPSATLESTPYSVSTTAILANGKAMQGVFEYYRSVTFVRNCDSTSVTTKTSSPKNTQYVF
- the RPL24A gene encoding 60S ribosomal protein eL24 (similar to Saccharomyces cerevisiae RPL24A (YGL031C) and RPL24B (YGR148C); ancestral locus Anc_4.84) yields the protein MKVEIDSFSGAKIYPGRGTLFVRGDSKIFRFQNSKSASLFKQRKNPRRIAWTVLFRKHHKKGITEEVAKKRSRKTVKAQRPITGASLDLIKERRSLKPEVRKANREEKLRANKEKKRADKAARKAEKAKSAGVQGSKVSKQQAKGAFQKVAATSR